Proteins encoded in a region of the Pseudothermotoga elfii DSM 9442 = NBRC 107921 genome:
- a CDS encoding formate--tetrahydrofolate ligase has translation MLSDIEIARSAKLEPVMNIAKNLSIPGDFLNSYGKFMAKISHSFLKNLNIRKGKLILVTAMTPTPAGEGKTTTSIGLSMALNKIGHRSIVTLREPSLGPVFGIKGGAAGGGYSQVLPMEDINLHFTGDIHAVGTAHNLISAVIDSHIRFGNDLDIDLTKITWPRAIDMNDRALRNIVIALGGHANGYPREDGFVITAASEIMAILCLSKDLQDLKNRVGNIVIGWSKNGKPVTVHELGIEGAIAVILKDAINPNLVQTIENTPAFIHGGPFANIAHGTNSIIATKMALGLSDYVVTESGFGSDLGAEKFFDFVSPAADLKPSVAVIVATVRAIKYHGGVPLKDLENENLEAIKKGIENLKIHIENIKKFNVPVVVALNRFATDTERELNLVVNTVEKLGAKISLNEAFAKGSEGTIDLAKKVIEVADESKFSPIYKWDSPVEEKIKILATEIYRAKDVSFSKEAITSLKQIEKAGLSNLPVIVAKTQYSISDDPSKLGAPDGYVFNVRNFKLSSGAGFIVAISGEIMLMPGLGKKPNAVNIDIDEKGNITGLF, from the coding sequence ATGCTGAGTGATATAGAAATAGCGCGGTCTGCAAAACTGGAACCAGTAATGAATATTGCAAAGAATTTATCAATACCTGGAGATTTTTTGAATAGTTATGGTAAATTTATGGCAAAAATCTCTCATAGTTTTCTCAAAAATCTCAACATTCGAAAAGGTAAACTCATTCTGGTAACTGCCATGACACCAACGCCTGCCGGAGAAGGTAAGACAACAACAAGCATAGGCCTGTCAATGGCGCTTAATAAAATAGGGCATAGATCCATTGTGACTTTAAGAGAACCGTCTCTGGGCCCTGTATTTGGCATAAAGGGTGGTGCAGCCGGAGGAGGATATTCTCAAGTTCTTCCAATGGAAGACATAAACCTTCACTTTACGGGGGACATTCATGCTGTTGGAACTGCTCATAACCTTATATCAGCTGTTATAGATTCTCACATACGTTTTGGGAACGACCTTGATATCGACTTAACAAAAATAACGTGGCCAAGAGCAATAGACATGAATGATCGTGCCCTTAGAAACATTGTCATTGCACTTGGTGGACATGCCAATGGTTATCCGAGGGAAGATGGTTTTGTCATAACTGCTGCTTCAGAAATAATGGCTATTCTATGTTTATCCAAGGATCTGCAGGACCTCAAAAATCGCGTAGGAAATATTGTTATAGGATGGTCAAAGAATGGAAAACCAGTGACTGTGCACGAGCTTGGCATAGAAGGGGCAATAGCAGTTATTTTGAAAGATGCCATAAATCCAAACCTCGTTCAAACAATTGAGAATACTCCCGCTTTCATTCATGGGGGACCATTTGCAAATATTGCACATGGTACTAATTCTATAATTGCAACAAAAATGGCTCTTGGTCTTTCAGATTACGTAGTCACAGAAAGCGGATTCGGCTCTGATCTCGGTGCAGAAAAATTCTTTGATTTTGTTTCACCGGCAGCTGATTTGAAGCCATCGGTAGCGGTAATAGTTGCAACAGTGAGAGCAATAAAATATCATGGTGGCGTTCCACTGAAAGATTTAGAAAACGAGAACCTCGAGGCAATTAAGAAAGGTATAGAGAATTTGAAGATCCATATCGAAAATATCAAAAAATTCAATGTGCCTGTAGTAGTAGCATTAAACAGATTTGCAACAGATACCGAGCGAGAGCTCAATTTAGTTGTAAACACTGTTGAGAAACTCGGAGCGAAAATCTCTTTAAACGAGGCCTTTGCAAAAGGTAGTGAAGGAACGATAGATCTGGCAAAAAAGGTAATTGAAGTTGCAGACGAATCAAAATTCAGCCCCATCTATAAATGGGATTCACCCGTTGAAGAAAAAATAAAAATCCTCGCCACAGAAATATATCGTGCAAAAGATGTCTCATTTTCGAAAGAAGCTATCACTTCTTTGAAGCAGATTGAAAAAGCTGGTCTATCAAACCTTCCAGTAATAGTTGCAAAAACCCAATACTCGATATCCGACGATCCATCTAAACTTGGTGCTCCAGATGGTTATGTATTCAACGTCAGGAACTTCAAACTTTCCTCGGGAGCGGGTTTCATTGTTGCCATCAGCGGAGAAATTATGTTGATGCCCGGACTTGGAAAAAAACCTAACGCAGTGAACATTGACATTGATGAAAAAGGAAATATCACAGGCCTGTTTTAG
- a CDS encoding bifunctional 5,10-methylenetetrahydrofolate dehydrogenase/5,10-methenyltetrahydrofolate cyclohydrolase, whose product MIIDCRSISKEIDEETLKLLTICKTKPKLVSFTINPDSGTISYLKSQQKKARSLGIEYETRVLDSVDDLKSDILNASKDSSVHGIFVSHPLPAGINEMEIAKLVDPEKDIEGRNPLNMGYLIYGKEDFAPCTATAVVRILTSVTSVTGKQVVIIGRSTTVGQPVAIMLLRRDRSATVTVCHSKTRDIPSITKKADIIIVAVGKAGFLKKDMVKEGAVVIDVGINILDGKIAGDVEQSVQEIAYLTPVPGGVGLVTTSILMNRVAKNASRGDSN is encoded by the coding sequence ATGATTATAGATTGCAGGTCCATTTCGAAAGAAATTGATGAAGAAACCCTGAAACTTCTAACTATATGCAAGACAAAGCCTAAGCTCGTCAGCTTTACAATTAATCCAGATTCTGGAACCATATCTTATCTGAAAAGCCAACAAAAAAAAGCCCGATCACTTGGCATAGAATACGAGACAAGGGTGCTTGATTCTGTTGATGATCTGAAATCAGACATACTGAATGCATCAAAAGATAGTTCTGTTCATGGTATTTTCGTCTCGCACCCTCTGCCTGCAGGGATAAATGAAATGGAAATAGCCAAATTGGTGGATCCGGAAAAAGATATAGAAGGAAGAAATCCGCTCAACATGGGATACCTCATATATGGGAAAGAAGATTTTGCACCATGTACTGCAACTGCTGTTGTTCGAATTTTGACTTCGGTCACCAGCGTAACCGGAAAGCAGGTAGTGATCATAGGCAGGAGCACAACTGTGGGTCAACCAGTAGCAATAATGCTTCTAAGACGTGATCGAAGTGCAACTGTAACGGTATGCCACAGCAAAACCAGAGACATACCATCGATAACAAAGAAGGCAGACATAATAATTGTTGCAGTTGGGAAAGCAGGTTTTCTTAAAAAAGATATGGTTAAAGAAGGAGCAGTTGTAATAGATGTTGGAATAAATATTCTCGACGGAAAGATAGCTGGTGATGTTGAACAATCGGTTCAGGAAATAGCATACTTAACGCCGGTGCCTGGGGGAGTAGGACTTGTCACTACTTCAATACTTATGAACAGAGTTGCTAAAAATGCATCGAGAGGTGATAGTAATTGA
- the trpS gene encoding tryptophan--tRNA ligase, producing the protein MRILSGVRPTGKPHVGNYIGALKNWKKLQEEGNECFYFVADWHALTTAYSETDELKTFTREVMRSFLACGLNPEKSILFVQSAIKEHSELALLFSMIVPISWLERVPTYKEMRQQLSDKDLSNAGFLLYPVLQAADILMYLAEGVPVGEDQTYHVELTREIARRFNYIYGETFPEPKTLLSIIPKLPGTDGRKMSKSYGNTIPLENTLSNLEKSILPMMTDPARKRRTDPGNPEKCPVWDYHKAFEINDEESQWVIEGCTKAKIGCIDCKKLLIKNMKKELEPIWIGYAKIDSDPHYVDDIMEEGNKKARFVAQNTMNLVREKMHLLF; encoded by the coding sequence TTGAGGATCTTAAGTGGTGTTAGACCAACGGGCAAACCACATGTTGGTAATTATATAGGTGCGTTGAAAAATTGGAAAAAACTTCAAGAAGAGGGAAATGAGTGTTTTTATTTTGTTGCAGACTGGCATGCTTTAACCACGGCTTATTCAGAAACTGATGAACTAAAAACTTTCACAAGAGAAGTTATGAGATCTTTTCTCGCCTGCGGCCTTAATCCGGAAAAATCAATTCTCTTCGTTCAATCTGCCATAAAGGAACATTCTGAACTTGCTCTTTTATTCTCTATGATAGTCCCCATATCCTGGCTTGAAAGGGTCCCAACATACAAAGAAATGCGCCAACAACTTTCAGATAAAGATCTATCAAATGCAGGATTTCTACTTTATCCAGTTTTGCAAGCAGCTGATATACTCATGTATCTGGCTGAAGGTGTGCCAGTTGGCGAAGATCAGACTTATCATGTTGAATTAACCAGAGAAATAGCGAGAAGATTCAATTATATATACGGTGAAACATTTCCAGAACCAAAAACTCTTTTATCGATAATCCCGAAATTACCGGGTACTGATGGCAGAAAAATGAGCAAGAGTTATGGAAATACAATACCACTTGAAAATACTCTGAGCAACCTTGAAAAATCTATACTGCCAATGATGACTGATCCAGCAAGAAAGAGGAGAACAGATCCTGGAAACCCCGAGAAATGCCCCGTGTGGGATTACCATAAAGCTTTTGAGATTAATGACGAAGAAAGCCAATGGGTTATTGAAGGATGTACGAAAGCAAAGATAGGCTGCATTGATTGCAAAAAGCTGCTCATTAAAAATATGAAGAAGGAACTTGAACCAATCTGGATTGGCTATGCGAAAATAGATTCTGATCCACATTACGTTGATGATATTATGGAGGAAGGTAACAAAAAGGCAAGATTTGTTGCTCAAAATACGATGAATCTCGTCCGAGAAAAAATGCATCTCTTATTTTGA
- a CDS encoding segregation and condensation protein A encodes MQEFEGPLDLLLYLVRRRKINVREISISQLADEFIEHVEQMKKLDLNITSDFLTTATQLMEIKARYMIPALSEKEVKELKKREEDIYRRLELYEQIKQLSEDLQNRVKSMAGRKAVRLAALPQIEHEKLTLVLQSALQEISIKKAVYKIRKQSMTVEQAMENILENLSKDQEINLYDILKKAEDRYQLIIYFLAILELIFFKKISLFEKENDFILRGNGFEA; translated from the coding sequence TTGCAGGAATTTGAAGGTCCACTTGATTTACTACTTTACCTGGTCAGAAGGCGCAAAATAAATGTGCGCGAGATTTCTATTTCGCAGTTAGCAGATGAATTCATTGAACATGTAGAGCAGATGAAAAAGCTCGATCTGAATATCACATCTGATTTTCTCACCACGGCAACGCAACTTATGGAAATCAAAGCCAGATACATGATACCTGCTCTGAGCGAAAAAGAAGTTAAAGAACTAAAAAAACGCGAAGAAGATATATACAGGAGGCTGGAACTTTATGAACAAATAAAGCAACTCAGTGAAGACCTTCAGAATAGAGTTAAAAGTATGGCTGGAAGGAAAGCGGTCCGTCTGGCTGCCCTACCTCAAATAGAACATGAAAAACTAACCCTTGTCCTTCAATCAGCTTTACAGGAGATCAGCATAAAAAAAGCCGTCTACAAAATTAGAAAACAATCGATGACAGTTGAACAGGCAATGGAAAATATACTGGAAAATTTGTCAAAAGATCAGGAAATAAATCTCTACGATATTTTAAAAAAAGCCGAAGATCGCTACCAATTGATAATATATTTTCTTGCTATACTGGAACTCATTTTTTTCAAAAAAATCTCACTTTTTGAGAAAGAGAATGATTTTATCTTGAGGGGGAATGGGTTTGAAGCTTAA
- the scpB gene encoding SMC-Scp complex subunit ScpB, which produces MGLKLNAIMEALIFASKGMTVQQLAKIAEITEEQAEKALYELSRHYGGEEHGVELKKIGDVYRFYTKPEYSEFVKKIGKTIYSKLSAAQMEIVAAIILNGPSTVQSLNEMRGKDSSAIVRFLHKSGILVRKRHGNSYLYQLSENFKDFLMIEEVLEQFEHLKQAKYEPSSEA; this is translated from the coding sequence ATGGGTTTGAAGCTTAATGCCATAATGGAGGCACTTATATTTGCATCAAAAGGCATGACAGTACAGCAACTTGCAAAAATAGCAGAAATAACAGAAGAACAGGCTGAAAAGGCTCTTTATGAATTATCCCGGCACTATGGCGGCGAAGAACATGGCGTGGAGCTTAAGAAGATAGGAGATGTTTATAGGTTCTACACAAAACCTGAATATTCAGAGTTTGTGAAAAAAATTGGTAAAACAATTTATTCAAAACTTTCTGCCGCACAGATGGAAATAGTAGCCGCAATAATACTCAACGGTCCTTCAACGGTTCAATCGTTAAATGAAATGAGAGGCAAAGATTCTTCTGCCATCGTGAGATTTCTGCACAAATCCGGAATTCTGGTGAGAAAAAGACATGGGAACAGTTATTTATATCAGCTGAGCGAGAATTTCAAAGACTTTCTCATGATAGAAGAGGTGCTCGAACAATTCGAGCACCTCAAGCAAGCTAAATACGAACCTTCTTCTGAGGCTTGA
- the nuoF gene encoding NADH-quinone oxidoreductase subunit NuoF: protein MKPMLVLVSVDSNSVLLGARQFVNYLRELVEKYNLKDTVDVLETGSMGVYTQGVVMAVFPDDVYYSVNTVSDVEKIATEHLLKGRTVLSLEIPREKLKLVVEKEKVSAETRIVLRNVGLIDPKNIDEYIARDGYFALHRVLKEMKPNQVIDWVKESGLRGRGGAGFPTGLKWDLTAKVQADQKYVVCNADEGEPGTFKDRLIMEGDPHSVIEAMVICGYAVGATKGYIYIRGEYYGSVENIQKAIKDAYEYGFLGKDIMGSGFDFDLVVRLGAGAYICGEETALLESIEGKSGRPRLKPPYPPTNGLFGKPTVINNVETFANIPPIIQNGPGWFKSFGTPSSPGTKVFSLVGNVVRRGIVEVPMGVTVRDLIYRFGGGLVGGKQLYMVQTGGTAGTFVGVDKLDVALDYDSFKNHGVSIGSGVILAMSEDTCPVDVALNTMMFFEHESCGKCTPCREGTRLSVQILERMSKGQGKEEDLETLRKIAIITQEASLCGLGQSINVPLLSILNNFEHDFLSHVGVEKCPHGVCNFVKPQKKVRI from the coding sequence AGGGAGTTGTAATGGCTGTCTTCCCGGATGATGTTTATTATTCAGTTAATACAGTTTCCGATGTAGAAAAAATAGCTACGGAACACCTTTTAAAAGGTAGAACAGTGCTCTCTTTAGAAATACCCAGAGAGAAACTGAAATTGGTCGTTGAAAAAGAAAAAGTCAGCGCTGAAACAAGAATTGTTTTGAGGAACGTGGGATTAATAGACCCAAAGAACATAGATGAATATATAGCGCGAGATGGTTATTTCGCATTACACAGAGTCTTGAAAGAAATGAAACCCAATCAGGTAATAGACTGGGTAAAAGAATCTGGTCTTCGTGGTAGAGGTGGTGCCGGTTTTCCCACAGGGCTCAAATGGGATTTGACAGCGAAAGTTCAAGCCGATCAGAAGTATGTTGTATGTAACGCAGACGAAGGAGAACCAGGTACTTTTAAGGACAGATTGATAATGGAAGGGGATCCACATTCTGTTATTGAAGCGATGGTGATTTGTGGCTATGCAGTTGGAGCAACTAAGGGATACATATATATAAGAGGTGAGTATTACGGTTCTGTAGAAAATATCCAGAAAGCGATAAAAGATGCTTACGAGTATGGATTTCTTGGAAAAGACATAATGGGAAGTGGATTTGATTTTGACCTCGTTGTGAGACTTGGTGCGGGCGCATATATATGTGGTGAAGAAACAGCCTTGCTTGAATCGATCGAAGGAAAATCTGGCAGGCCAAGGTTAAAACCGCCATATCCACCAACAAATGGTTTGTTTGGCAAACCGACTGTGATAAACAACGTTGAAACTTTTGCGAATATCCCGCCCATTATCCAAAATGGCCCGGGCTGGTTTAAGTCTTTTGGAACACCTTCTTCTCCAGGAACGAAGGTTTTCTCGCTTGTTGGTAATGTTGTCAGGCGTGGAATAGTTGAAGTCCCAATGGGCGTGACTGTTCGTGATTTAATTTACAGATTTGGTGGAGGTCTCGTTGGCGGCAAGCAACTTTACATGGTACAGACTGGCGGAACAGCTGGAACATTTGTTGGTGTAGACAAACTTGATGTAGCGCTTGACTATGACTCTTTCAAGAATCATGGTGTATCCATAGGATCTGGCGTCATACTGGCAATGTCGGAAGATACCTGTCCTGTTGACGTGGCATTAAATACGATGATGTTCTTTGAGCACGAATCTTGTGGAAAGTGCACACCCTGTAGAGAAGGCACAAGACTATCTGTGCAAATACTTGAGAGAATGAGTAAGGGCCAGGGTAAAGAAGAAGACCTTGAAACGCTCAGAAAAATAGCCATTATCACACAGGAAGCTTCTCTCTGTGGGCTTGGCCAAAGTATAAACGTGCCCTTGCTATCTATTTTAAACAATTTTGAACATGATTTTCTGAGCCATGTTGGCGTTGAGAAATGCCCCCATGGAGTCTGTAATTTTGTCAAGCCTCAGAAGAAGGTTCGTATTTAG